One Curtobacterium herbarum genomic window carries:
- a CDS encoding DUF2273 domain-containing protein, translating into MSSTVVGMAVGAVLAVVALTLGFWAFVVVAVAIALGGLVGRIVSGDLDVRRLLDVLRGRRSSS; encoded by the coding sequence GTGAGCAGCACCGTCGTCGGCATGGCCGTCGGGGCGGTCCTGGCCGTCGTCGCCCTGACGCTGGGCTTCTGGGCGTTCGTCGTCGTGGCCGTCGCCATCGCGCTCGGCGGCCTGGTCGGCCGCATCGTCAGCGGCGACCTCGACGTCCGCCGTCTGCTCGACGTGCTCCGCGGACGTCGGAGTTCCTCGTGA
- a CDS encoding Asp23/Gls24 family envelope stress response protein produces the protein MATTANSDRVDGTPTGSTTGSTTTQVTAKGRTVIDDAVVAKVAGIAARDVPGVVALGGNTARAFGAIRDAIGSSDLGQGVRVEVGETQAAVDLTLVVAYPMPMQEVAAGVRQAVTDAVTDLVGLQVTEVNIAIVDVDIPALDAPVVTPETRVR, from the coding sequence ATGGCAACGACGGCGAACTCCGACCGCGTGGACGGTACCCCCACCGGCTCCACGACCGGCAGCACCACCACCCAGGTCACCGCGAAGGGGCGCACGGTCATCGACGACGCGGTCGTCGCGAAGGTCGCCGGCATCGCAGCCCGCGACGTCCCCGGCGTGGTCGCCCTCGGCGGCAACACCGCGCGGGCCTTCGGCGCCATCCGCGACGCCATCGGCTCGAGCGACCTCGGGCAGGGGGTCCGCGTCGAGGTCGGTGAGACCCAGGCCGCCGTGGACCTGACCCTCGTCGTCGCCTACCCGATGCCGATGCAGGAGGTCGCCGCGGGCGTCCGCCAGGCCGTCACCGACGCCGTCACCGACCTGGTCGGGCTGCAGGTCACCGAGGTCAACATCGCCATCGTCGACGTCGACATCCCCGCGCTCGACGCCCCCGTCGTCACCCCCGAGACGCGCGTCCGGTGA
- a CDS encoding exodeoxyribonuclease III has protein sequence MRVATWNVNSVRTRVGRVVDWLVREDVDVLGMQEIKCKPEQFPVEAFEAAGYTVEAHGLNQWNGVAFASRLPMADVTRDFPGQPGFLKGQEGPDLPVEARAIGVTVEGVRLWSLYVPNGRELGDPHYTYKLDWLAQLADRTTEWLQAEPDVPLALMGDWNVAPFDEDVWDVRVFEGATHVSEPERAAFRAFEERGLQDVVRPLVPTGYTYWDYKQLRFPRNEGMRIDFVMGSQAFADVTVGATIHRDERKGDAPSDHVPVSVDLDLDTVLDDDRPMIF, from the coding sequence ATGCGCGTCGCGACCTGGAACGTCAACTCCGTCCGCACCCGAGTCGGCCGGGTCGTCGACTGGTTGGTGCGCGAGGACGTCGACGTCCTCGGCATGCAGGAGATCAAGTGCAAGCCCGAACAGTTCCCGGTCGAGGCCTTCGAGGCCGCCGGCTACACGGTCGAGGCGCACGGCCTGAACCAGTGGAACGGCGTCGCGTTCGCCAGCCGTCTGCCGATGGCGGACGTCACCCGTGACTTCCCCGGCCAGCCCGGCTTCCTCAAGGGGCAGGAGGGTCCGGACCTGCCCGTCGAGGCCCGCGCCATCGGTGTCACGGTCGAGGGGGTCCGCCTCTGGAGCCTGTACGTCCCGAACGGCCGCGAGCTCGGCGACCCGCACTACACGTACAAGCTCGACTGGCTGGCGCAGCTGGCCGACCGGACCACCGAGTGGCTGCAGGCCGAACCCGACGTGCCCCTCGCGCTGATGGGCGACTGGAACGTGGCGCCCTTCGACGAGGACGTCTGGGACGTGCGGGTCTTCGAGGGCGCGACACACGTCAGCGAACCGGAGCGTGCGGCGTTCCGGGCGTTCGAGGAGCGCGGGCTGCAGGACGTCGTCCGTCCCCTCGTGCCGACCGGCTACACCTACTGGGACTACAAGCAGCTCCGGTTCCCCCGCAACGAGGGCATGCGGATCGACTTCGTGATGGGCTCGCAGGCGTTCGCGGACGTCACCGTGGGGGCCACCATCCACCGTGACGAGCGCAAGGGCGACGCCCCGAGCGACCACGTGCCGGTGTCGGTCGACCTGGACCTCGACACGGTCCTCGACGACGACCGACCGATGATCTTCTGA
- a CDS encoding AEC family transporter: MSGVLIGFAIIAAVIVTGYGVGRSGLLGPQAQFVLSRLAFFVLMPCLLFHTIATADVRTLFSPMLAVSAITALSVAAGTALVFGLVLRRPLTTTTVGALAASYSNANNIGLPVAVYVLGQATAVVPVIMLQLVVMAPIALTVLDAATASGGGWRRRVLGPVSNPLIIASLLGLLCSVTGVQLPDPVLEPFALVGGAAVPVVLLSFGMNLHGAAPLRDPATRVDVLLASGVKLLVMPAVAFLLARYAFGLDAEHVFVLTVLGGLPAAQNVFNYAQRYGAAVPVARDVVLLTTVGSVPVLVGIAALLHP, from the coding sequence ATGAGTGGCGTCCTGATCGGCTTCGCGATCATCGCCGCGGTCATCGTCACCGGCTACGGCGTCGGTCGCTCCGGACTCCTCGGACCCCAGGCGCAGTTCGTGCTGAGTCGACTGGCGTTCTTCGTCCTCATGCCGTGCCTGCTCTTCCACACGATCGCCACGGCCGACGTCCGGACGCTGTTCTCCCCGATGCTCGCCGTGTCCGCGATCACCGCGCTGTCCGTCGCCGCCGGCACCGCCCTGGTGTTCGGACTCGTGCTCCGGCGCCCGCTCACCACCACGACCGTCGGAGCGCTCGCCGCCTCGTACTCGAACGCGAACAACATCGGGCTGCCCGTCGCCGTCTACGTGCTCGGGCAGGCGACCGCCGTGGTGCCGGTGATCATGCTGCAGCTCGTCGTGATGGCGCCGATCGCACTGACCGTCCTCGACGCGGCCACGGCCTCCGGTGGCGGCTGGCGTCGACGGGTGCTCGGGCCGGTGTCGAACCCGCTCATCATCGCCTCGCTCCTCGGCCTGCTCTGCTCGGTGACCGGCGTGCAGCTCCCCGACCCGGTCCTCGAGCCGTTCGCCCTGGTCGGCGGCGCCGCGGTCCCCGTCGTGCTGCTGTCGTTCGGGATGAACCTGCACGGCGCCGCACCCCTGCGGGACCCCGCCACCCGGGTCGACGTGCTGCTGGCGAGCGGGGTGAAGCTCCTGGTGATGCCCGCGGTCGCGTTCCTGCTCGCCCGGTACGCCTTCGGGCTGGACGCCGAGCACGTGTTCGTCCTCACCGTGCTGGGCGGGCTGCCGGCGGCGCAGAACGTGTTCAACTACGCGCAGCGGTACGGGGCGGCGGTGCCGGTGGCGCGGGACGTGGTGCTGCTGACGACCGTGGGGTCGGTGCCGGTCCTGGTGGGGATCGCGGCGCTGCTGCACCCGTAG
- a CDS encoding nitroreductase family protein, translating to MTTQTTLSRSTDSSQPLVPLLEERWSPRSYDETATISDAQLDALLEAARWAPSAANTQPRRFIVGRRGTGTFDAIHATLMGFNGAWAHRAGALLVAIAEPVTADGNERRWAEYDLGQSVAALAVQAHAEGLHLHQMGGFEVDAVRAAFDLPEHLVPVTVTAIGHVADAAQLDEKAAEREVAPRTRLPLDEVVLVKE from the coding sequence ATGACCACGCAGACGACGCTCTCCCGCTCCACGGACTCCAGCCAGCCCCTCGTGCCCCTGCTCGAGGAACGGTGGAGCCCGCGCTCCTACGACGAGACCGCGACGATCTCGGACGCGCAGCTCGACGCCCTCCTCGAAGCCGCTCGCTGGGCGCCGTCCGCCGCCAACACGCAGCCCCGCCGGTTCATCGTCGGCCGCCGCGGTACCGGCACCTTCGACGCGATCCACGCGACCCTGATGGGCTTCAACGGTGCCTGGGCGCACCGCGCCGGCGCGCTCCTGGTCGCGATCGCCGAGCCGGTGACGGCCGACGGTAACGAGCGACGCTGGGCGGAGTACGACCTGGGCCAGTCCGTCGCCGCACTCGCGGTCCAGGCGCACGCCGAGGGTCTGCACCTGCATCAGATGGGCGGCTTCGAGGTCGACGCGGTCCGCGCTGCCTTCGACCTGCCGGAGCACCTCGTCCCGGTGACGGTCACCGCGATCGGTCACGTCGCCGACGCCGCCCAGCTCGACGAGAAGGCCGCCGAGCGTGAGGTCGCTCCGCGCACCCGTCTGCCCCTCGACGAGGTCGTGCTCGTCAAGGAGTAG
- a CDS encoding HAD-IIB family hydrolase, with the protein MPAPRLVAFDLDDTLAPSKSPLDPQMLETFASLLEVVPVAVISGGNFQQFEQQLVTPLRKRPGLRLEDLHLMPTCGTRYYAWEQDWTLQYAEDLTEDEKARALAAVEAQATAAGYWESETWGPILEDRGSQITFSALGQSAPVDVKKRWDPTGAKKDDLRRLVQAELPDLEVRSGGSTSIDITRKGIDKAYGMQRLAELTGVALADMLFVGDRLDPEGNDYPVKALGVPTHAVTGWEDTDAFLRQLIPTLRTA; encoded by the coding sequence ATGCCTGCACCTCGCCTCGTCGCCTTCGACCTCGACGACACGCTCGCCCCGTCGAAGTCCCCGCTCGATCCGCAGATGCTCGAGACCTTCGCCTCCCTGCTCGAGGTCGTCCCCGTCGCCGTCATCAGCGGCGGGAACTTCCAGCAGTTCGAGCAGCAGCTGGTCACGCCGCTCCGGAAGCGTCCGGGGCTGCGTCTCGAGGACCTGCACCTCATGCCGACGTGCGGCACCCGGTACTACGCGTGGGAGCAGGACTGGACGCTGCAGTACGCCGAGGACCTCACCGAGGACGAGAAGGCGCGTGCCCTCGCCGCGGTCGAGGCGCAGGCGACGGCCGCCGGGTACTGGGAGTCCGAGACGTGGGGCCCGATCCTCGAGGACCGCGGTTCGCAGATCACGTTCTCCGCGCTGGGCCAGTCGGCTCCGGTGGACGTGAAGAAGCGCTGGGACCCGACCGGGGCGAAGAAGGACGACCTGCGCCGCCTGGTGCAGGCCGAGCTGCCCGACCTCGAGGTCCGTTCCGGTGGTTCCACGAGCATCGACATCACCCGCAAGGGCATCGACAAGGCGTACGGCATGCAGCGTCTGGCCGAGCTGACCGGCGTCGCGCTGGCGGACATGCTGTTCGTCGGTGACCGGCTCGACCCGGAGGGCAACGACTACCCGGTCAAGGCGCTCGGCGTGCCCACGCACGCGGTGACGGGCTGGGAGGACACCGACGCGTTCCTCCGGCAGCTCATCCCGACGCTCCGCACCGCCTGA
- a CDS encoding phosphoribosylanthranilate isomerase has translation MSDQRWIKICGLSTPETVDAAVEAGADAVGFVFAAGSPRTVSADTAKELVERLPEGTDAVGVFRAQPIDEVVGIASAVGLTTVQLHGRESASDFARARDAGFFTIRALAAADYLAETPEQRASFDHDLLLLDAAVPGSGELVDPATLTGTVDEAWILAGGLTPENVAGLVQRLDPDGVDVSSGVESARGVKDVRAIRAFVEAVRSIP, from the coding sequence ATGAGCGACCAGCGTTGGATCAAGATCTGCGGCCTCTCCACGCCGGAGACGGTGGACGCCGCCGTCGAGGCCGGTGCGGACGCCGTCGGGTTCGTCTTCGCCGCGGGCAGCCCCCGCACGGTGAGCGCCGACACCGCGAAGGAACTGGTCGAGCGGCTGCCCGAGGGCACCGACGCCGTCGGGGTCTTCCGTGCCCAGCCGATCGACGAGGTGGTCGGCATCGCCTCCGCCGTCGGGCTCACCACCGTGCAGCTGCACGGCCGCGAGTCGGCGTCCGACTTCGCCCGTGCCCGCGACGCCGGCTTCTTCACGATCCGCGCCCTCGCCGCCGCGGACTACCTGGCCGAGACGCCGGAACAGCGCGCCTCGTTCGACCACGACCTGCTGCTGCTCGACGCGGCCGTGCCCGGCAGCGGGGAACTCGTCGACCCGGCGACCCTGACCGGCACCGTCGACGAAGCGTGGATCCTCGCCGGCGGCCTGACGCCCGAGAACGTCGCCGGGCTCGTGCAGCGCCTCGACCCCGACGGCGTCGACGTCTCCAGCGGCGTCGAGTCGGCGCGCGGGGTCAAGGACGTGCGCGCGATCCGGGCGTTCGTCGAGGCGGTCCGCAGCATCCCCTGA
- a CDS encoding serine/threonine-protein kinase, with protein sequence MSLATGSARADTVLAGRYRLVRLIGTGGMGSVYEARDEHTYRAVAVKMFATPERMTTADRVRQEREIRLLSMLSHPGLIPLYDAGTHDFEDGPHRYIVMELIADATLLRCLAEGPLHNYEVADLGAQLADALAYVHSRGIVHRDVKPANILLSDEGASGFVRTVKLTDFGVAHFVDGSRLTNDGTIIGTAAYLSPEQVAGEPISYATDVYSLGLVLLEALTGDQEYSGTVIEAALARLRRDPHVPDSVASEWRELLTLMTSRDPARRPTAVAVARALRGGSTQVTGPVPLGPEREVRRREHRMHRAAHRHARRGTFDVVRRWRRRNVLAASATALAVAAACVGCYVVGALH encoded by the coding sequence ATGAGCTTGGCCACCGGCAGCGCGCGAGCGGACACCGTCCTGGCAGGACGCTACCGCCTCGTCAGGCTGATCGGCACGGGCGGCATGGGCTCCGTGTACGAGGCCCGCGACGAGCACACCTACCGTGCCGTCGCCGTGAAGATGTTCGCGACGCCGGAGCGCATGACCACGGCCGACCGGGTCCGCCAGGAGCGCGAGATCCGCCTGCTCAGCATGCTCTCGCACCCGGGCCTGATCCCGCTCTACGACGCCGGCACGCACGACTTCGAGGACGGCCCACACCGCTACATCGTGATGGAGCTCATCGCCGACGCGACGCTGCTCCGCTGCCTGGCCGAGGGGCCGCTGCACAACTACGAGGTCGCGGACCTCGGGGCGCAGCTCGCCGACGCCCTGGCCTACGTGCACTCCCGCGGGATCGTGCACCGCGACGTCAAGCCCGCAAACATCCTGCTGAGCGACGAGGGCGCCTCCGGGTTCGTCCGGACCGTCAAGCTCACCGACTTCGGCGTCGCCCACTTCGTCGACGGCTCACGGCTCACCAACGACGGCACGATCATCGGCACCGCCGCCTACCTGTCGCCCGAGCAGGTCGCCGGCGAACCGATCAGCTACGCCACCGACGTCTACTCGCTCGGCCTGGTGCTGCTCGAGGCACTGACCGGCGACCAGGAGTACTCCGGCACGGTCATCGAGGCGGCCCTCGCGCGGCTCCGACGCGACCCGCACGTCCCCGACTCGGTCGCCTCCGAGTGGCGGGAGCTCCTCACCCTGATGACGTCCCGCGACCCGGCACGCCGACCCACGGCCGTCGCGGTCGCCCGGGCCCTCCGGGGCGGGTCGACGCAGGTCACCGGTCCGGTGCCGCTGGGGCCCGAACGGGAGGTCCGCCGCAGGGAACACCGCATGCATCGGGCCGCCCACCGGCACGCCCGGCGCGGCACGTTCGACGTGGTGCGACGGTGGCGCCGGCGGAACGTCCTGGCCGCCTCGGCCACCGCACTGGCGGTCGCCGCAGCCTGCGTCGGCTGCTACGTCGTCGGCGCGCTGCACTGA
- a CDS encoding DUF2945 domain-containing protein gives MRKGDEVHWNTSQGTTTGTLVEKKTADFEFDGQTFKPTDDDPYWIIESEKSGKRAAHKESALTKA, from the coding sequence ATGCGCAAGGGTGACGAAGTCCACTGGAACACGTCCCAGGGGACGACGACGGGCACGCTCGTCGAGAAGAAGACCGCCGACTTCGAGTTCGACGGGCAGACCTTCAAGCCGACCGACGACGACCCGTACTGGATCATCGAGTCGGAGAAGTCCGGCAAGCGGGCCGCCCACAAGGAGTCGGCGCTGACGAAGGCGTAG
- a CDS encoding DedA family protein has translation MTTAVLSTVAHVGVPSASSGSGGGPDPDIGGLTGLVLQVIDTMGEWGVALMLFIETVFPPIPSEVILPLAGFLGGAGRMDLTLVLVLATAGSYVGALVLYWLGAVIGFERTTRWFGKLPLVDEDDFRKAASWFHRHGKSAVFLGRLVPVVRSLISLPAGADRMHLGTFTLFTVLGSGLWNAVLVLGGAALGTQYDRIEAYTEWIDRAVYAAVVVIVVAFVVRRVRRGRSAARSTASE, from the coding sequence ATGACGACTGCCGTGCTCTCGACCGTCGCCCACGTCGGCGTCCCGTCCGCGTCCTCCGGATCAGGGGGCGGCCCGGACCCGGACATCGGCGGTCTGACCGGGCTGGTCCTGCAGGTCATCGACACGATGGGGGAGTGGGGCGTCGCCCTGATGCTCTTCATCGAGACGGTGTTCCCGCCGATCCCGTCCGAGGTGATCCTGCCGCTCGCCGGGTTCCTCGGGGGTGCGGGGCGGATGGACCTCACGCTCGTGCTGGTCCTGGCGACCGCGGGCTCCTACGTCGGGGCACTCGTGCTGTACTGGCTCGGCGCGGTGATCGGCTTCGAGCGGACCACCCGCTGGTTCGGCAAGCTGCCCCTGGTCGACGAGGACGACTTCCGGAAGGCCGCCTCCTGGTTCCACCGGCACGGCAAGAGCGCGGTGTTCCTCGGCCGTCTGGTGCCCGTCGTCCGCAGCCTGATCTCGCTGCCCGCCGGCGCCGACCGGATGCACCTCGGCACGTTCACGCTCTTCACCGTGCTCGGCAGCGGGCTGTGGAACGCGGTCCTGGTCCTCGGCGGCGCGGCCCTCGGCACCCAGTACGACCGCATCGAGGCCTACACCGAGTGGATCGACCGGGCCGTGTACGCCGCGGTCGTCGTCATCGTGGTGGCGTTCGTCGTCCGCCGGGTCCGACGCGGCCGTTCCGCAGCGCGGTCGACCGCGTCGGAGTAG
- a CDS encoding PTS fructose transporter subunit IIABC: MSAAHSTGTSAGNGADLIGVDLVGLDEDLGATSADVIRVLADRIAATGRAASGDTLAADAIKREASVGTGVPGGIAIPHARSTSVTTPTLAFTRLARKVPFGAPDGDADVVFMIAVPDGADKDHLTVLSTLARALIRDDFTAALRAAATPQEIVDLVDREVSGEVAAAGVGAGGRASGPSTTAPAAAATATPADGDGAAGRRKVIVGVTACPTGIAHTYMAADALVAAAQRAGAEMHVETQGSSQVEPLDPALIARADAVVFAVDVDVRDRSRFAGKPLVSGPVKRGVDEPDAMIAEALRAADDPKAARVSGSAAEAGTSTAKDEHFGQSLKRWLLTGVSYMIPFVAGGGLLMALGFLLSGYGIALTHGSDGVSNAVWTLQHSTLLDLPAQGLGYYLGAAAFQIGSVSLGFLVAALAGYIAYAIADRPGIAPGFVAGSIAVFMNAGFLGGLVGGLIAGAAAYWIGRIPTWRWLRGLMPVVIIPLFASIVASGLMLLVLGGPIAWLMTELTAWLNSLSGASVVLLGIILGLMMAFDLGGPVNKVAYAFAVAGLGAGSASNVVPFEIMAAVMAAGMVPPLALALASTVLYRNGFTKPERENGKAAWLLGASFISEGAIPFAAADPLRVIPASMVGAAVTGAISMAAGVTSRAPHGGIFVFFAIGGIGMFILAIIAGTIVSALVLVALKKWVRRAPAATDEAAVQAASAGETVGQRAPIAV; the protein is encoded by the coding sequence ATGTCCGCAGCGCACAGCACCGGCACCAGCGCCGGCAACGGCGCCGACCTGATCGGCGTCGACCTCGTCGGCCTCGACGAGGACCTCGGCGCCACCTCGGCCGACGTCATCCGCGTCCTGGCCGACCGGATCGCCGCGACCGGTCGAGCCGCCTCCGGTGACACCCTCGCCGCCGACGCGATCAAGCGCGAGGCGAGCGTCGGCACCGGCGTCCCGGGCGGCATCGCCATCCCGCACGCCCGGTCCACGTCGGTCACCACGCCGACGCTCGCGTTCACGCGCCTGGCCCGGAAGGTGCCGTTCGGCGCCCCGGACGGCGACGCCGACGTGGTGTTCATGATCGCGGTGCCGGACGGGGCCGACAAGGACCACCTCACCGTCCTCTCCACCCTCGCCCGTGCGCTGATCCGCGACGACTTCACCGCCGCCCTCCGCGCCGCCGCGACCCCGCAGGAGATCGTCGACCTGGTCGACCGCGAGGTCAGCGGCGAGGTCGCCGCAGCCGGCGTCGGGGCCGGGGGGCGAGCCTCCGGACCGTCGACGACCGCGCCGGCCGCTGCTGCCACGGCGACCCCCGCGGACGGCGACGGCGCAGCCGGCCGCCGCAAGGTCATCGTCGGCGTCACCGCCTGCCCGACCGGCATCGCGCACACCTACATGGCCGCCGACGCCCTCGTCGCCGCCGCCCAGCGCGCCGGCGCCGAGATGCACGTCGAGACGCAGGGGTCCTCCCAGGTGGAGCCCCTCGACCCGGCGCTCATCGCCCGAGCCGACGCCGTCGTCTTCGCGGTCGACGTCGACGTGCGCGACCGCAGCCGGTTCGCCGGCAAGCCCCTCGTCTCCGGACCCGTCAAGCGCGGAGTCGACGAGCCCGACGCGATGATCGCCGAGGCCCTCCGCGCCGCCGACGACCCCAAGGCCGCGCGGGTCTCCGGCTCCGCGGCCGAGGCCGGCACGAGCACCGCGAAGGACGAGCACTTCGGGCAGTCGCTCAAGCGCTGGCTGCTGACCGGCGTCTCCTACATGATCCCGTTCGTCGCGGGCGGCGGGTTGCTCATGGCGCTCGGCTTCCTGCTGTCGGGCTACGGCATCGCGCTCACCCACGGCAGCGACGGGGTCAGCAACGCGGTCTGGACGCTGCAGCACTCCACCCTGCTCGACCTGCCGGCGCAGGGGCTCGGCTACTACCTCGGCGCCGCCGCGTTCCAGATCGGCTCCGTGTCGCTCGGGTTCCTCGTCGCCGCCCTCGCCGGGTACATCGCGTACGCCATCGCCGACCGTCCGGGCATCGCGCCGGGCTTCGTCGCCGGCTCGATCGCCGTCTTCATGAACGCCGGGTTCCTCGGCGGTCTGGTCGGTGGCCTCATCGCCGGTGCCGCCGCCTACTGGATCGGGCGCATCCCGACCTGGCGCTGGCTGCGCGGCCTGATGCCGGTCGTGATCATCCCGCTGTTCGCCTCGATCGTCGCCTCCGGGCTCATGCTGCTCGTGCTCGGCGGCCCGATCGCCTGGCTCATGACCGAGCTCACCGCCTGGCTGAACTCGCTGTCCGGCGCCTCCGTGGTCCTGCTCGGCATCATCCTCGGCCTGATGATGGCGTTCGACCTCGGCGGTCCGGTCAACAAGGTGGCCTACGCGTTCGCCGTCGCCGGCCTGGGTGCCGGCAGTGCCTCCAACGTCGTGCCGTTCGAGATCATGGCCGCGGTGATGGCCGCCGGCATGGTCCCGCCGCTCGCCCTGGCCCTCGCCTCGACCGTCCTGTACCGCAACGGCTTCACGAAGCCCGAGCGGGAGAACGGCAAGGCCGCGTGGCTCCTCGGTGCCTCGTTCATCTCCGAGGGTGCGATCCCGTTCGCCGCCGCCGACCCGCTGCGGGTCATCCCGGCGTCGATGGTCGGCGCCGCGGTGACGGGTGCGATCTCGATGGCCGCCGGCGTCACCTCGCGGGCGCCGCACGGTGGGATCTTCGTGTTCTTCGCCATCGGCGGGATCGGGATGTTCATCCTCGCGATCATCGCCGGGACGATCGTCTCCGCGCTGGTCCTCGTGGCGCTGAAGAAGTGGGTGCGTCGGGCTCCGGCCGCGACGGACGAGGCCGCCGTGCAGGCGGCGTCGGCCGGCGAGACGGTCGGGCAGCGCGCGCCGATCGCGGTGTAG
- a CDS encoding 1-phosphofructokinase family hexose kinase → MSTPTTSTTPQPGRPIGGRIVTVTPNPSLDRTIELAGELQRGAVQRATRSTAEPGGKGVNVSRVVVASGGDTVAVLPGDELDPVLVGLATRGIPTAALPIGAALRSNVTVTEPTGTTTKLNEPGPSLAGRLDDLADLVATTAGPTPTGPAARWVVLAGSLPPGLPDDALAVLVRAVRQRHGDDVRIAVDSSGVPFTALLQSGERIDLVKPNAEELAEVVGGDPEQYEQDPERAAAAAARLRERGVDTVLLTLGSAGAVLVDGTGSWTAAAPRITARSTVGAGDSSLAGYLLAEVAGAPPERRLAQAVATGAAAAGLPGSDVPALDATDPDAIVVHRLGPPPTPTGPPPTPAGAATPAPAGESVPVPHGA, encoded by the coding sequence ATGAGCACCCCGACCACCTCGACCACCCCGCAGCCTGGGCGCCCGATCGGCGGCCGCATCGTCACCGTCACGCCGAACCCGTCGCTCGACCGCACGATCGAACTCGCCGGCGAGCTGCAGCGCGGCGCCGTCCAACGAGCCACGCGGTCCACGGCCGAGCCCGGCGGCAAGGGCGTCAACGTCTCGCGCGTCGTCGTCGCCAGCGGCGGGGACACCGTCGCGGTCCTGCCCGGCGACGAGCTCGACCCGGTCCTCGTCGGCCTGGCCACCCGGGGCATCCCGACCGCCGCGCTGCCGATCGGTGCCGCACTGCGGTCGAACGTCACCGTGACCGAACCGACCGGCACCACCACGAAGCTCAACGAGCCGGGCCCCTCGCTCGCCGGACGCCTGGACGACCTCGCCGACCTGGTCGCCACGACCGCCGGACCGACCCCGACCGGCCCCGCCGCACGCTGGGTGGTCCTCGCCGGGTCCCTGCCGCCCGGCCTGCCCGACGACGCCCTCGCGGTGCTCGTCCGGGCCGTCCGGCAGCGCCACGGGGACGACGTCCGGATCGCCGTCGACTCGTCCGGCGTCCCCTTCACCGCGCTGCTGCAGTCCGGCGAACGGATCGACCTGGTCAAGCCGAACGCCGAGGAACTCGCCGAGGTCGTCGGCGGCGACCCCGAGCAGTACGAGCAGGACCCGGAGCGCGCCGCCGCCGCAGCCGCACGGCTGCGGGAGCGCGGCGTCGACACGGTCCTGCTGACCCTCGGCAGCGCCGGGGCCGTCCTGGTCGACGGCACCGGCTCGTGGACCGCGGCAGCACCGCGGATCACGGCCCGCTCGACCGTCGGCGCGGGGGACTCCTCGCTCGCCGGGTACCTGCTCGCCGAGGTCGCCGGCGCCCCACCGGAACGTCGACTGGCCCAGGCCGTCGCCACCGGAGCGGCCGCCGCCGGACTGCCCGGCAGCGACGTGCCGGCCCTCGACGCCACCGACCCGGACGCGATCGTCGTCCACCGCCTCGGCCCACCGCCGACACCGACCGGCCCACCGCCGACACCCGCGGGTGCGGCCACACCGGCACCGGCCGGCGAGTCCGTCCCCGTCCCGCACGGCGCCTGA
- a CDS encoding DeoR/GlpR family DNA-binding transcription regulator: MYATERHEAIAAALQSAGRVSVADLADHFAVTTETVRRDLGALETAGLLRRVHGGAVPVERSSLVELTVAEREGQHGSEKTAIARAAMRLVPPTFTGSIALDAGTTSGAVATELARWEPATAGATITVITNSVPIAATLQHSEHVELHLLGGRVRGVTSAAVGTATVDQIGALRPDVAFIGTNGLSAGFGLSTPDEYEAAVKAAYVLAARRSVVLADAAKHGVEALMRFARLDEIDTLVTDQVPPADLGGALADADVEVIVA, translated from the coding sequence ATGTACGCAACCGAGCGGCACGAGGCCATCGCCGCCGCCCTGCAGTCCGCCGGCCGCGTCTCCGTCGCCGACCTGGCCGATCACTTCGCCGTCACGACCGAGACGGTCCGTCGCGACCTCGGCGCCCTCGAGACCGCCGGCCTGCTGCGCCGTGTGCACGGTGGGGCCGTCCCCGTCGAGCGCTCCAGCCTGGTCGAGCTCACCGTCGCCGAGCGCGAGGGGCAACACGGCTCCGAGAAGACCGCGATCGCCCGCGCCGCCATGCGTCTGGTGCCGCCGACCTTCACCGGCTCGATCGCCCTCGACGCCGGCACCACCAGCGGCGCCGTCGCCACCGAGCTCGCCCGCTGGGAGCCCGCCACCGCGGGGGCCACCATCACCGTCATCACGAACTCGGTGCCGATCGCCGCCACCCTGCAGCACAGCGAGCACGTCGAGCTGCACCTGCTCGGTGGCCGGGTCCGCGGGGTCACCAGCGCCGCCGTCGGCACCGCGACCGTCGACCAGATCGGCGCCCTCCGCCCCGACGTCGCCTTCATCGGGACGAACGGGCTGTCCGCCGGGTTCGGCCTGAGCACCCCCGACGAGTACGAGGCCGCCGTCAAGGCCGCCTACGTCCTGGCGGCCCGCCGCAGCGTCGTCCTCGCCGACGCCGCGAAGCACGGGGTCGAGGCCCTGATGCGCTTCGCACGACTCGACGAGATCGACACGCTCGTCACCGACCAGGTGCCGCCGGCCGACCTGGGCGGGGCACTCGCCGACGCCGACGTCGAGGTGATCGTCGCATGA